The Campylobacter sp. RM16189 DNA segment CGTTTTCTTTTTCTATGGGCAAAAGACTAAGTCTTTCCATGTCTCTTCTTGCTGTTCTTTCAGATATGCCAAACTCATCCATTAGATCTTTAAGTGTAAAAGTGTCGGAATTGTTGAGTTTCATTATTATATGAGCTAGTCTTACTTGGAGTTTGTCGTATTGGTTTTTCAAGATATTCTCCTTTTTTTGTAATTTTATCAAATTTTAAAAATTTATGACACGCCCTGTCAATAAGCTAGTGCATAATTTCATAAAATATTTAAGGAGATTAACATGGACATGAAAGCATTAGTAGCCGAGCTTAACAAGGCTATTTATATAGCCAAGCAAGAGGATATGGGTGAGTTTGTAAGAAAATATACACAGAGACTAAATGATCTATCTCTTACGAAGGTAGAGCCTAGTGAAGATGAGCTAGAGATTGATGAGATGATGTATAAAGATAAATTTGGAGTTTTTGGAGATGTTGCCTGCAAAACTCTATATAAGGTTAAAAGCCTTATGGGGTTTGATGAGTATGAGGATATAGATGAGGATATAATAGATCATATAAATGATTTTTCAGAAGCCGTAGATGCATTATATCTACCAAATAGGCTTAATAAAATTTACAATAAATTTTTAAAAGATAGTGGAGGTGATGGATCTAATTATCAAAATATTAAAAACCAAATCGACGAAATAGATGCAAATTTTGATAAAAGTAATCTACTTAAAATATCAAGAGAGATTGCATGGAGTGTTTTAAAGATTCAGTCATTAATATCAACTCATAATTTTTCAGTAAGTCTAAATAATAAAAGCTATTTAACCGGCATAAATAACAAGTTTAAAGATCTAAAAGATATACACAAAAAGCTTTTAGCTAGTGCGGATAGTTATAGACTTAAGGTTTTGGGAGTAAAAGAGATAATTGGCTAAAGCAATATTGTGATTGAATATATTTTTTGGATATCGAACATAAATTAATATTTAATAGAAAGGTAGTATGGCGATGTTAAGATTTGAAACCGAAAGTATCGAAGAAGCAAGTAAAAAACTTTGTGAAATAATGAATAACTACAAAGAGTTTGATATAGAGCATATAAATAAAGAAATAAAGGCTCTTGATAAAAAAGTAAGTGATTTTAGTGGCTCAGTTAGTCCTAGTGAAAAATTTTTAACTTTTATGATAATTGATAGATTGAAAGAGATAAAAAAAGCTATAGATAGCCAAGATATAAAGGCAAAAGTTGGTGATCTTCTACATGAATATAGAAGTCTTAGTCCTGATGAGCTTGATGCAAAAATTGCAGATATGGAGGCTAGACATAAAAACTATCAGCTTGGTTTTCAGGATGTTAGAGAGTATGTTTTAAACAAAATGCTCTTGGATGGATTAAAGATTATTAAAGAATAAAAAACTTTAATATCTTTTAAAAACAAATAATATAGAGTATGGATAAGATATAGTTTCTACTCTATATTATTTTATTAACTCAATAAGACAGTAATTATAAAATCTTTATATCTTTAAGCGGTATTCAATAAATTTATTCAATTAAATTGTCATATAATGCATAATCTTATTTATACTTTTGAGTATGTGTGACTTTAAAACATTATATTTTTCAATACACTAAATTTTATTTTATAAATCCCGAAAATATCTTACTTGATGACATAGCCTGTCAAATTAACACATTAAAATAACAAAAAAATAAAAAAGGTTGGCAATTGAAAGTTTTATTAGAAAAAGGTATAAAAATTAAACTTATAAAATACCTATATAGTAAAAATCCGAACTCGGTTATAGTTCCTGAAATAGGTCTTGGCGGAGATGAGTTTATGCAAATCAATGCAATGGCTGATATTGTTGAACTAAATAACGAAATTACAATATATGAAATAAAGTCTGCTAGAGACAGCTTGGCTCGTCTCAAACATCAAATAAGTCACTATTTAAAATATGCAAATAGGGTTTTTGTTGTAGTTGATGAGAAATTTATAAATAAGCTTCAAATTCCGGATCAAGTAGGTATTTTGGTTGTTAGTGACAATAAAATTATTGAGCAAAGACCTGCAACGAGCTCTCAAATGGAAGTTGAGTTTTATCTAAAGCATTGGTGGAGTATTGAGCGTAGAAAAGCCTTTCGTGGCTTTAAAACCGGAAGTTTTGCAAATTTAAGTAAATCCAAAGAGACTGCACTTCACTACTTTTCTAATCAACAAATTGCCGATTTGACAATAGCAAGACTGAAACAACGCTACAAGGATGAGAGTGATCTTATTAGAAAGCTGATTTTAGAAAAAAGATACTATAAACTTTTTCCTCACAGAGATTTAAACCCAAAAGAAATGAAAATAGAACCTATGGTTAGAATGAGCAAAGGAAAAATAGAGTTTTTAACTAAAATTTGATGATAAAAGAGTAGCAACAAATATAACAAGGAGCCAAATATGACAAACAAAGAGAGATTTTCTAAACTTTTGGAGATTTTAAACGAAGGACTAATTGAAAAAGAGCAGGCGATTTCACTAACACTTTTAAGCTTGATTGCCGGCAAAAGTATCTTTTTGTTTGGACCACCTGGCACTGCTAAAAGCCTTGTAGCCCGTAGAGTTTCTAAAGCTTTTGCAAGCGATAAGTTTTTTGATTATTTAATGAATAGATTTAGTACACCAGAAGAAATTTTTGGACCACTTAAACTAAGTGAGCTTAGAAAAGATAGGTTGGAGCGTCAAATAAAGGGATTTTTGCCGGATGCTGATTTTGCATTTTTGGATGAAATTTGGAAAAGTAGCCCGGCAATCCTTAATTCTCTTTTGACTATAATCAATGAAAAGCGTTTTACAAATGGCAGTGATGTGATTAAAGTTCCATTAAAAGGTCTAGTTGCAGCTAGTAATGAATTTCCCCAAGAGGGTCAGGGATTAGAGGCGCTTTACGATAGATTTGTCTTGCGACTTGTAGTACCAAGGATTGAGAAAAAATCAAATTTTAAGCTACTGTTATCCTCGCTTGGAGCAAATGAGAATATTGAAATTTCTGATGAATTGAAAATTAGCGAAGAACTTTTAAGCAAAATCATTAAAGATTCTAAAAGCATAAAAATAGGGTCTGCAATTTTAGACGTGATAGTCAATATAAAAAATAAAATAACCAAGTATAACAATAATATACAAAAGCAAGATGAGACAGAAATTGAATTGAGTGATGATATTAAGATAATAGATATAAGTGAAAGGCGATGGATAAATATTATGGGGTTGCTTCGTGTAAGTGCGGTAGCAAATGATAGGCAAAATATTGAACTATCGGATGTTTTATTGCTAAAGCATACTTTATGGGAAGATGAATCACAGATACAAGCTATATCTCAAATTATTGATGAAGCGATTAGTAAAAAAATAGCACAAGTTACAAATTTTGATGGCTATAAAAATACTTTAGATAGTGTTGCTGAGGTTTTTAAAAGACAAGAGTACTATGATGGAGTTAAAACAATAGATAAAGAAGCGTATTTAAAACTAAACATTAACGGTGAATTTTATGCTAATTTGGATGGATTAAACAGTGGAAATCTAAATCCGGCTTTAATGCTGAAAGATGGAGTTTTGGTTCCAAGCCAAAGCATTAAGTATAAATTTATAAAAAATGAAAATAGTCAAGAAATTACAGTTTATAATTATTCGAGCTCCACAATACCAACAAGAATAAATTATGCATTAAATCCAAGACCACCAAAAAAAGAAGAATTAGGAGATATTATCTATGCACTAGATGAACTTAAAAACAATATTGACAATAACCTCAATAGATATAAAAGCGAAGTTGAAAATTTCTTTGCTACAAACTCTAATATTTTTATATCAAAAAAAGAAAATTTAATTGCTATACAAAATATATCATCTCTAGTAGATGAGTTAGAAAGTCTAAAAATACAGACTATAAATTTAAAAAAAGAGATGGAAAAAAGCTATGTTGAGTAAGAGTTTTATAAAAAAACATAAAGAATTTGATCTTGATATAAATCTAAATTTTATTAAAGATGAATGGTTGATTTATTGTATTTTACAAGACTATTCGTTTTGCGTAAATTATATTATAGAATCAAAACAAAAAGAAGAAAAACATTTAGAACAAAATTTGCAAAGATACCAGAGTATAAGCGATGAAGATTTTAGCGATGAAGATCTATATTCTTTGCTTGAAGATATGCAGGATAACATTAGTGATTTTAATTCAAGTCTATATGTGGCAGATAACTTAAGTAAAGATAGGTTGATTAGTCATAAAAACTACTTACTAGAGTTGTATTCCGAGCTCATAGAAAAGGAATTTATAAACATAAAACAAAATCATATAAATAAGGTTAAGAAGCTATGCGTTCAAACTGATATATCCGCTTTGAGCTCTTTGGCGTCTGAATTATTTGAGATACAACAAGAAGAAAATAGTAAAATGCATGGCGCAGGAAACAATAAAACGCTTAGCAAAAAGCAAAAATTAGTTCTTGATAAATATATAAAAATGTTAAAACAAAACGAGATAAAAACACTATGTGATATGCTTGGTAAAAATTTTAAAACAGGCAATGGAAAAACAAAGCTAAATTATTCCAATAAGGGTAATCTGAATAAATTTGTAAAAGAGCAGATTAGCGGTGTCACTCTTGGGCATGATTTTGAGAATGCTTTACCAAGCGAACTTGCTTTGATTGATGATCCTGATTTTGGAATTTTATTTGATATAAAATTTGTTGAGAATAGACTATTTTGCTTTGAAAAACAAGGATTTGTCCATAAGGATAGTGTTGGTTTTGAATCCAATAATTACGGGAAAAGTGGCCCCATTATACTTTGTATTGATACAAGTGGAAGCATGCTTGGTGAACCTGAAAATATTTCAAAGGTCTTAGCACTTTTTATTTCAAAACTTGCTACTAAAAATAAAAGGGATGTTTTTTTAATCAATTTTGGTATTAATACCGAGTTATTAGATTTTAGTTTGCCTGCAAATTTAATAACATTAACTAATTTTTTGAGCAATAGGTTTGGTGGAGGAACAGACATAAATCCTGCTATAAAAATAGCTTGTGAGATTATAAAGTCTAATCCAAAATTTAAAAATTCAGATGTTCTTGCAATTAGCGATATGCAGTTTGAAGAGATTAATCAAATAAAGCCAAAAGGTATCAAATTTTATGGATTAGTTGTAGATTGCTATGGGAGTAATTTAAATTTAGATCCGTTTTTTGATGAATTATATCAATACGATTGTAATCAAAAGAGCATAAAAAAGATTACAAATAAGAATCGTAAATCAGCTTTAATTTAATTTGGCTATATAGATATAAAAATAATAATATAAACTTTAATTATTAAACTTAACTAATCCCCTTCTTAACTTCCGCTACCGCTTTTAAAAGTTTGCTTAATATACTATCTTGACCGACTCCAATAATTTTAGCTCTCAGATTTATTACATCTGTTATTTTGGGAGCTTTGGCGTGAACAGTTTCGTTTCTAATATCTTGAAGCTCACTGATTACCTTAGGAAAGGTTTTAGTTATATAGCTTTCTAGTTTGCTGCCAGTTAGAGCTTTTTGTACTAGATAGTTTTTAAATAAAAATTTATATGTACCCAAATTTGGTTTATTGGTAAAAATATCACTTAGAGTATAGTTTATGCCTTGAACCGAGTATGATATATCTAAAATTTTAGAATTTTTATGTGCCAGTTCTTTAAAAAGAGCCTTTGCAAACATGTAAATTTCTTGCTCCATAGTCTTTGAGTATTTGACAACTACCGAGCTAAAATCATATAGAGGATTTTGCTTATTGGCTTGATATTCAAGTTCGGCGGAGATTATATTTTCTATGGAGTCAGGATGCATTAGATTAACAAGTTTGCTTCCAAAGCTATAGTTTATAAAATTGTCTTTTATAGATAAAAACTCTTGTGACTTATAAACGTTAGTATAAAATCTTGTATCGTTATAAAAATAGTTAATCTCTTG contains these protein-coding regions:
- a CDS encoding VWA domain-containing protein, with the protein product MLSKSFIKKHKEFDLDINLNFIKDEWLIYCILQDYSFCVNYIIESKQKEEKHLEQNLQRYQSISDEDFSDEDLYSLLEDMQDNISDFNSSLYVADNLSKDRLISHKNYLLELYSELIEKEFINIKQNHINKVKKLCVQTDISALSSLASELFEIQQEENSKMHGAGNNKTLSKKQKLVLDKYIKMLKQNEIKTLCDMLGKNFKTGNGKTKLNYSNKGNLNKFVKEQISGVTLGHDFENALPSELALIDDPDFGILFDIKFVENRLFCFEKQGFVHKDSVGFESNNYGKSGPIILCIDTSGSMLGEPENISKVLALFISKLATKNKRDVFLINFGINTELLDFSLPANLITLTNFLSNRFGGGTDINPAIKIACEIIKSNPKFKNSDVLAISDMQFEEINQIKPKGIKFYGLVVDCYGSNLNLDPFFDELYQYDCNQKSIKKITNKNRKSALI
- a CDS encoding AAA family ATPase, giving the protein MTNKERFSKLLEILNEGLIEKEQAISLTLLSLIAGKSIFLFGPPGTAKSLVARRVSKAFASDKFFDYLMNRFSTPEEIFGPLKLSELRKDRLERQIKGFLPDADFAFLDEIWKSSPAILNSLLTIINEKRFTNGSDVIKVPLKGLVAASNEFPQEGQGLEALYDRFVLRLVVPRIEKKSNFKLLLSSLGANENIEISDELKISEELLSKIIKDSKSIKIGSAILDVIVNIKNKITKYNNNIQKQDETEIELSDDIKIIDISERRWINIMGLLRVSAVANDRQNIELSDVLLLKHTLWEDESQIQAISQIIDEAISKKIAQVTNFDGYKNTLDSVAEVFKRQEYYDGVKTIDKEAYLKLNINGEFYANLDGLNSGNLNPALMLKDGVLVPSQSIKYKFIKNENSQEITVYNYSSSTIPTRINYALNPRPPKKEELGDIIYALDELKNNIDNNLNRYKSEVENFFATNSNIFISKKENLIAIQNISSLVDELESLKIQTINLKKEMEKSYVE
- a CDS encoding MmcB family DNA repair protein, with protein sequence MKVLLEKGIKIKLIKYLYSKNPNSVIVPEIGLGGDEFMQINAMADIVELNNEITIYEIKSARDSLARLKHQISHYLKYANRVFVVVDEKFINKLQIPDQVGILVVSDNKIIEQRPATSSQMEVEFYLKHWWSIERRKAFRGFKTGSFANLSKSKETALHYFSNQQIADLTIARLKQRYKDESDLIRKLILEKRYYKLFPHRDLNPKEMKIEPMVRMSKGKIEFLTKI
- a CDS encoding HP0729 family protein, with product MKNILILYNPYYQIDVIEQHLKVLIDKEEVAFGKIRVKFRDMEHNFKNKLEEIYESTDKNNFLQLFLTDYSSLFVAKVIKVTNDDMSGIAPSYYKEKGLDVEKWFIISDIRELVRNDFEIIRDNYLANFTTPNFNNHTYAIYGNAYVYPLIVDMKQEINYFYNDTRFYTNVYKSQEFLSIKDNFINYSFGSKLVNLMHPDSIENIISAELEYQANKQNPLYDFSSVVVKYSKTMEQEIYMFAKALFKELAHKNSKILDISYSVQGINYTLSDIFTNKPNLGTYKFLFKNYLVQKALTGSKLESYITKTFPKVISELQDIRNETVHAKAPKITDVINLRAKIIGVGQDSILSKLLKAVAEVKKGIS